In Mucilaginibacter sp. KACC 22063, the genomic stretch GAGCAAAAATCGGAGTATAAAAAAACCCGCTATGTGCGGGTTTATGTAATAGATATTTTAAATCTTAACGATTATTTATTGGCGTATAATCCCTGTCTGCAACACCGGTATAGATCTGGCGCGGACGGCCAATAGGCTCTTTATTTTCTTTCATTTCTTTCCATTGAGCAATCCATCCAGGTAAACGGCCTAAGGCAAACAATACGGTAAACATTTCGGTAGGGAAACCTAATGCACGGTAAATGATACCTGAATAGAAATCTACGTTTGGATACAGCTTACGCTCTACAAAATAAGGGTCTTTCAGGGCATGCTCTTCCAGTTTCTTGGCAATTTCAAGCACCTCATCTTGTACGCCTAATTTTTCAAGGATATCGTCGCAAGCCTTTTTAATGATCTTGGCGCGCGGGTCGAAGTTTTTGTAAACGCGATGACCAAAGCCCATTAATCTGAAAGGATCGTTTTTATCTTTTGCTTTAGCAATCCATTTATCGGTATCGCCGCCATCATTTTTGATCTTCTCCAGCATCTCTATCACTGCCTGGTTAGCGCCACCATGCAGCGGGCCCCATAGTGCAGATATACCTGCCGAAATAGATGCATAAAGATTAGCATCAGATGAACCTACTATACGCACAGTTGAGGTAGAACAGTTTTGCTCGTGATCAGCATGCAGGATCAAAAGTTTGTTCATGGCATCAACCACAACCGGATCAATCTGATACTCTTCTGTACGCTCACCAAAGGTCATGTACATAAAGTTAGTAACATAGTCGTACTTGTTTTGCGGATAAACCACAGGATGGCCAAGTGACTTTTTATGGATCCATGATACCAGCGTGCTCATTTTAGCCAGCAGCCTGATAATCTCAAGGTTTACTTCTTCAGCGCTCAAACCTTGTTTTAATGATTCAGGATTAAATGCAGCAAGCGCACCGATCAAAGAAGACAGTTGGCCCATTGGGTGTGATTTTGACGGGAAACCATCAAAAAACTTCTTCATATCCTCGTGTACCAGTGTGTGGCGGTTGATCTGATACTGGAAATCTTTTAACTGCTGTTCTGTAGGAAGATCGCCGTATATTAAAAGGTATGCAACCTCAATAAAAGTTGATTTTTCGGCTAATTGCTCAATTGGGTATCCCCTGTATTTAAGTATCCCCTGCTCGCCGTCGAGAAATGTGATAGCACTTTTAGTAGCGCCGGTATTTTTGTAACCAATATCTAAGGTGACATAGCCCGACTGATCGCGCAATTTTGAAATATCTACTGCTTTTTCGTGTTCGGTACCTTCAATAACGGGAAGATCAATAACCTTGTCGCCTATGGTTAGTTGTGCTGTTTCTGACATAGAAGTTGAATTGTATTCAGGCAAATGTAATAAATCTGCCTATTGTTAACCGTCAAATATAACTGTGGTTTGTAAATTGTTCATGTTTTTTTCGTTAAAAATTACGGGGCGGTGTCACAGAGACACAAATACACTATTCCTGTTAATATGATAAGTTGGTTCCCGTTAGCAAATTTGTTTGTTACAACGGATATCCAATATTATACCCGCACCGAAACCTCAGAAACAGAAAGCTTATTATAACATCAATTAGACCTGATCGCCTCTACCGGATCAAGTTTTGAAGCGGAATAGGCCGGTATAATGCCCGAAATTATGCCTATTGCTACCGAAGTACCTATACCCACGATGATATTCTTCATATCAAGCACAATATTAAGGTCGGCAACTGCTTTAACGGCAAACGTGCCCAGGTAAACAAAGAAAAGGCCTATTAAACCGCCCATAAGGCACAATACCACCGCCTCGACAAGGAACTGAAGCATGATAAAGTAATTTTTAGCGCCAAGTGATTTTTGTATACCGATAATTGGCGTACGCTCCTTTACGGATACAAACATAATGTTGGCAATACCAAAGCCGCCCACAACAACCGAGAAACCACCTATGATTAGGCCTGCGACGTTTACCACTGTAAACAAGCTATCAAGCTGGTTGGATAAAATAGTAGTTTTATTGAGAGCAAAATTATCATCCTCTCTTGGCTGCAGCCTGCGGATATTACGCATTAAGCCCTTCAGCTCACTTTCAACTTCCACGTCGCTTAAGCCCGGTTTGCCTTTTACTACAATCTGAGGATTATATTTTTCGTTTTGTACATCAATAACATTGCGTGCAAAATTTAGCGGTATTTGCACCACCTTGTCGTCTGATATACCTAAAATGTCATCTCCTTCTTTATTAAACACGCCTATTACCGTTACATAACGACCCATGATCTTTATCTGCTTACCTATGGCATTGCCTTCCGGAAATAGCGCCTCGGCAATATCGTGGCCGATGTTGGCAACGGGCGCTCCGGTTTTCGATTCCATATCGGTAAAATACCGGCCTTCAGAAAAATCAAAGTTCCAGGTTTTGTCATGGTCTTGCGTTACCGCATATATAGATACACCGTTAATGGTATTACTGCCGTATTTAATGGTCCGGTTATCCACACTTGCTTCGTATGATATGCCATCGGCAGTTTGGCTGCGGCGTTGCAATTCCGCAAAGTCGCGCAGGTTTGGTACAGGGCGCTGCATAAATTTCCACCACGGGTAATCGCCGCCGGCAATCCAGGGCCACTTTTGTACATAAATACTATTGCTCCCCAGTTTATTAACGCTTTGCTGCAGGTTATTACGCAAAGTATCAACGGCTGAGAACACCGCAATAATGGTAAATATACCGATGGTTACCCCCAGCAATGAGAGCAACGTACGAAGCTTGTTTTGGCGCAACGCGTCAAAAGCAAATAAAAAGCTTTCCCTGAAAAGTTTTAAAAATAGCATAGTGATTTGCTGATTAGACTATGGCCTATGTATTTGGTTACAATTTCTGCTAAAATAATTTCATAACAGCATCTGCAAACCATCTGATTTTTAATGCGTTTAATATTACTGAAATTTTCATAAATTTGCGCGCTTAAATTATACCCATAATGAAACTATCCCAGTTTAAATTTAATTTGCCTGATTCACTGATAGCTCACACTCCGGCTGAAGCTCGTGATGAGGCACGTTTAATGGTGCTACATCGTGATTCTGGTAAAATCGAACATAAAATTTTTAAAGACGTACTGGATTATTTCGACAATAAAGACGTAATGATCCTTAACAATACCAAAGTTTTCCCTGCCCGTATGTATGGCAACAAAGAGAAAACCGGTGCTACCATCGAAGTATTTTTACTGCGCGAGCTTAACAAAGAGCTGCGTTTGTGGGACGTATTAGTTGACCCTGCACGTAAAATACGCGTTGGCAACAAACTTTATTTTGGTGATGACGACCTGTTGGTTGCCGAGGTTGTAGATAACACTACATCACGCGGCCGTACTATCCGTTTCCTATTTGACGGCACCGACGAAGAGTTTCGCCAGAATATTGAAATTTTGGGTGAAACACCGCTTCCAAAATATATTAAACGTAAGGCTACTGCTGAAGATAAAGAGCGTTACCAAACCATTTTTGCTAAAAATGAAGGTGCGGTTGCTGCCCCTACTGCGGGTTTACACTTTAGCCGTGAGCTGATGAAACGCCTTGAACTTAAAGGTGTGGAATTTGCCGAGGTTACTTTGCACGTTGGTTTAGGAACCTTCCGCCCGGTTGAGGTTGAAGATTTAACCAAACATAAAATGGACTCTGAGCAATTCATCATTGAGCAAAAACAAGCTGATATTGTAAACAGGGCTATTGAAGCTAAAAAACGTGTTTGCGCGGTAGGTACTACTTCAATGCGTACTATCGAATCGGCTGTATCAGCTAACAAAACGTTAAAAGCTGCTAACGACTGGACCAGTAAGTTTATTTTCCCTCCTTACGATTTCAGCATTGCCAATTCAATGGTAACCAACTTCCATACGCCGGAATCAACTTTATTGATGATGATCTGTGCTTTTGGCGGTTATGAAAACGTAATGAATGCTTACGAAATTGCTGTTAAAGAAAAATACCGTTTCTACAGCTATGGCGACGCCATGTTAATTATCTAATTATATCAGACATCAAATCTTACTATAAAAGCCGCTGCAATGCAGTGGCTTTTTTGCGTTTTATCATATCTTACTGAAAATAGACAGCAAGCAGCTTCGGATGAAAGACGGGAGATCTCGGGCAAAGGCCATGCAGCGATTCCGCGATCGGACGGCTTTGTAGGGATGATTGTGCGGCAAAGAAGCCTTTTGCTGTCTTGGCCTTTTGGCTACTTTGTGGTTAAGACAAGTAGCATCCATAAAATTTTACATACACCGGGTGATTAAGTATCATATTCTTACCTTCGTTTTGTGCAATCACAAATAAAATCTTATGCTATAATTGTTGCCGGCGGCACAGGCACACGCATGCAAAGCACAGTACCTAAGCAGTTTTTGCTGCTTAATGGCTTACCTGTAATGATGCATACCATAACGGCATTTAAAAACAGCAGCTACCAGCCCGACATTATTGTAGTCATGAACCCGGATTTTCATGACCACTGGAAATCACTTTGTGAGGAATATAACTTTACCACAGAACACCAACTGGTGCTGGGTGGCGAAACTCGCTTTCATTCTGTAAGAAACGGGCTATCGGCTGTTAAAGAATTAAATGCCGTTGTAGCCATACAAGATGCCGTTAGGCCGCTTACCCCCATCGAAGTAATTGATAATGCTTACAGCAAGGCTATTGAAAAGGGAAATGCAGTTGTGGCTATACAAAGCCGCGACTCAGTAAGGCAATTAAAAAACGGTGTATCACAACATCTGGACCGCAGCGAGATTTACCTGGTACAAACGCCGCAGACGTTCTTAATGCCAGTGCTCAAAAATGCTTATGATGCATCATATATGGCCACCTTTACTGATGATGCCAGCGTGGTTGAGCATAGCGGAGTAGACATCAATTTGGTAGAAGGCAGCCAGGAAAATATTAAAATTACTTATCCGGAAGATATTGCCATTGCCGCACTGATACAAAAAAAGCTACCTGATAAATAGGCAGCTTCATATTAATCTCCAATTTGCTTTATGCCCGGCGGATAATGCCAAGTAACAAAGCAATAATTGCAATTACTAATAATACGTGGATTAAGCCTGTAGCTGAATAAACGAATACGCCTAATGCCCATCCTATGATCAGAATAACGGCAATAATGTAAAGTAAGCCTCTCATGAGTTGAATGTTTTAGTTAATGATAAATGTTATTTCAGTCAATAACCAAAACCATTCCAAAAGGTTGTCATAAAAATAAAAAACCCTGCATTTTGCAGGGCTTTTATTTTAAAGTCTTTTTAGTACTCGTCTTCGTTAAAAAAGAAATCGTCTTTTGTAGGGTAATCTGGCCATATTTCTTCTATGTTTTCATACGGTTCGCCGTCATCTTCAAGCGCCTGCAGATTCTCAATAACTTCAACAGGAGCGCCAGAGCGTATTGCATAGTCAATTAATTCGTCTTTGGTTGCAGGCCATGGAGCATCTTCAAGATGCGATGCAAGTTCGAGTGTCCAGTACATATTTTATATTTTAATTTCCAAATTTAATTTTTTCGCAAAAGTATAATAATTCTAAATTGATTATCAAATATTTTTTATCAAAGTTTTAAACCCTTGGTATCCATTGATTTTCAGCTATTTGCTGTTCATACCCTACTTTCCTGGCAAGGGTGAACAGGTAATCGCTAAGCCTGTTCAGGTAAATAATCACCTTCTCGTCTACCTGGCTTTCCTGCGCAAGGTGTACAACCAGGCGCTCTGCACGCCGGCATACACAACGCGCAATATGGCAATACGAGATGGTGTTATTACCCCCGGGCAATATAAAATGTTTTAGTTCTGGTAAAATTTCATTCATTTTATCCATCTCCTGCTCAAGCAGTTCAACATCTCCCTGGTGCAGGTCGGGTATTTGCATTCTCGACCGTTCAGGATCGGCAGCTAAAGATGAGCCTATGGTAAACAAACGATCTTGTATTTCTTTCAATACACTCTTATCATGTTCAGTAATTTCCTGATCACGGATCAACCCGATATAAGAGTTCAATTCATCTACAGTGCCGTAGCTATCGATACGGATATCATATTTGGGTACACGCGTACCGCCAATAAGCGATGTATAGCCTTTATCTCCGGTTTTGGTATAAATCTTCATAAGCAGGCGCAATTAAATAATTTTGCATTTGTTTTTAGCAGATGTGAATAATTTATTTAAATGTTTACGTTCTTAAACAAAACATAAATAGCTTCGCCATACTTTAAGAACAAATTTTAAGTGATGAAACCATTTGCTTTAGCCGTTAAGTTTAATTCGTTAGTTTTAGGATCCTTACTGATTATATTAGTAAGCTGTGGCAATACCGGTAAAAAAAATACAGTAGCAGCAGCTACTAACGTCCAATCCGAAAAAAAGTCGGTATCCCGTATTTTAACTGAAAAACAATTTAACGATCTTTTTCCTCAAAGAGATAAATTTTATAGCTATGCGGCTTTTATTAGAGCAGCCGACGAGCTGGCAAATATTAAAGTAAAGGTTATTCGCCGCTCTGTTTCCGTATACCAGCTTACGCGTACTGATAAGTCGACAGGAAAAACTACCATTGTGCGTCAGGATGCGGATTGGAACGAAGACTGGGCAAAGCAGAAAC encodes the following:
- a CDS encoding citrate synthase, which produces MSETAQLTIGDKVIDLPVIEGTEHEKAVDISKLRDQSGYVTLDIGYKNTGATKSAITFLDGEQGILKYRGYPIEQLAEKSTFIEVAYLLIYGDLPTEQQLKDFQYQINRHTLVHEDMKKFFDGFPSKSHPMGQLSSLIGALAAFNPESLKQGLSAEEVNLEIIRLLAKMSTLVSWIHKKSLGHPVVYPQNKYDYVTNFMYMTFGERTEEYQIDPVVVDAMNKLLILHADHEQNCSTSTVRIVGSSDANLYASISAGISALWGPLHGGANQAVIEMLEKIKNDGGDTDKWIAKAKDKNDPFRLMGFGHRVYKNFDPRAKIIKKACDDILEKLGVQDEVLEIAKKLEEHALKDPYFVERKLYPNVDFYSGIIYRALGFPTEMFTVLFALGRLPGWIAQWKEMKENKEPIGRPRQIYTGVADRDYTPINNR
- a CDS encoding ABC transporter permease, whose amino-acid sequence is MLFLKLFRESFLFAFDALRQNKLRTLLSLLGVTIGIFTIIAVFSAVDTLRNNLQQSVNKLGSNSIYVQKWPWIAGGDYPWWKFMQRPVPNLRDFAELQRRSQTADGISYEASVDNRTIKYGSNTINGVSIYAVTQDHDKTWNFDFSEGRYFTDMESKTGAPVANIGHDIAEALFPEGNAIGKQIKIMGRYVTVIGVFNKEGDDILGISDDKVVQIPLNFARNVIDVQNEKYNPQIVVKGKPGLSDVEVESELKGLMRNIRRLQPREDDNFALNKTTILSNQLDSLFTVVNVAGLIIGGFSVVVGGFGIANIMFVSVKERTPIIGIQKSLGAKNYFIMLQFLVEAVVLCLMGGLIGLFFVYLGTFAVKAVADLNIVLDMKNIIVGIGTSVAIGIISGIIPAYSASKLDPVEAIRSN
- the queA gene encoding tRNA preQ1(34) S-adenosylmethionine ribosyltransferase-isomerase QueA; amino-acid sequence: MKLSQFKFNLPDSLIAHTPAEARDEARLMVLHRDSGKIEHKIFKDVLDYFDNKDVMILNNTKVFPARMYGNKEKTGATIEVFLLRELNKELRLWDVLVDPARKIRVGNKLYFGDDDLLVAEVVDNTTSRGRTIRFLFDGTDEEFRQNIEILGETPLPKYIKRKATAEDKERYQTIFAKNEGAVAAPTAGLHFSRELMKRLELKGVEFAEVTLHVGLGTFRPVEVEDLTKHKMDSEQFIIEQKQADIVNRAIEAKKRVCAVGTTSMRTIESAVSANKTLKAANDWTSKFIFPPYDFSIANSMVTNFHTPESTLLMMICAFGGYENVMNAYEIAVKEKYRFYSYGDAMLII
- a CDS encoding 2-C-methyl-D-erythritol 4-phosphate cytidylyltransferase — protein: MQSQIKSYAIIVAGGTGTRMQSTVPKQFLLLNGLPVMMHTITAFKNSSYQPDIIVVMNPDFHDHWKSLCEEYNFTTEHQLVLGGETRFHSVRNGLSAVKELNAVVAIQDAVRPLTPIEVIDNAYSKAIEKGNAVVAIQSRDSVRQLKNGVSQHLDRSEIYLVQTPQTFLMPVLKNAYDASYMATFTDDASVVEHSGVDINLVEGSQENIKITYPEDIAIAALIQKKLPDK
- a CDS encoding lmo0937 family membrane protein, yielding MRGLLYIIAVILIIGWALGVFVYSATGLIHVLLVIAIIALLLGIIRRA
- a CDS encoding DUF2795 domain-containing protein; amino-acid sequence: MYWTLELASHLEDAPWPATKDELIDYAIRSGAPVEVIENLQALEDDGEPYENIEEIWPDYPTKDDFFFNEDEY
- a CDS encoding cob(I)yrinic acid a,c-diamide adenosyltransferase → MKIYTKTGDKGYTSLIGGTRVPKYDIRIDSYGTVDELNSYIGLIRDQEITEHDKSVLKEIQDRLFTIGSSLAADPERSRMQIPDLHQGDVELLEQEMDKMNEILPELKHFILPGGNNTISYCHIARCVCRRAERLVVHLAQESQVDEKVIIYLNRLSDYLFTLARKVGYEQQIAENQWIPRV